A stretch of DNA from Triticum dicoccoides isolate Atlit2015 ecotype Zavitan chromosome 2A, WEW_v2.0, whole genome shotgun sequence:
GTGATTACATGCCTAAGAGCTATGTGTGGTTTAAGGAATACGAGATTTAGGGTGGGCCATAGGAGTTGGATGttgaccccacatgtcataggagtTACTTTCATTACTTATATTTTTCTGGGTATCCATTGGCTTACCCATGGGCACAATTTTATACCCGTACCCTACCCATATATTTTGTgggtatggatacccattaccCGTGGGTACAAAATATCTCCAATGCTTACCCATGCCCATTGTTTTTGGGGAGGGTACCCATGGGtagacctggccatgggcagcccagCCCGACCTCGTccacgggccgggctcgggcccgtCATATTCACGCACTAACGAAGAGGCCATGCCCGCGGCCCAAGGCCCGACGGGCTTTTAGTGTCATGGGTCGGGCTCGGGCCCGATTTTTAGGCCCGacggccgggccgggctcgggcctgggtTTTTTTGCATCGGTCTTGGGTAGGCCCGGCCCGACAGATGGCTAGGTATACCCACGGGTACCCACACCCATGGGCAAACCTGCCATTCCTACGCTTGAGTGGCAGCTGGCCTTTTTAATTCCGAACTAAGCAAGTAGAGTAGTTAGCCCATTGTAAGGAAAAAGTGGCTGACCCAAATTGGGTGTATGTGCTGCGTGTGCACTCGTGTGCGCCCTCATCTCATATACCAAAAGCGCATACACACGCGTACACACGTTGAATCCATGTCATTGCTTGATGAGTTGCAGTCACGTCCGTTTTGCGGGAAAAACAATGGTGTCCATTGGACAAACCTTGTGTTCAAAGTTGAAACACATCCGAAAACTGACAAATTCACGAAAATGACGATGGAAACATAGGAAATACCTTAtatgaaacaaaaacaaaaagaatcTCAGGCATACATACAAATTCAACTAACTTGATAGCAAAATGAAAGGGACGATTTTTTCCTTTCAAAAAGGGGATATCCCCATGGATCTTTTGCACCAATCGTTTCACGTTGCACATAACCATATATTTGCTGCCAACAAATTATTTATCATTCATAGTCTCTGCACAAATTAAGTGCACAAATGGGTACAGATTTGTCATCCAGAAAGATAATAGCACCCCAGATGCAACGACTAGCACTAGCGGAATCCATTACACATACTGTCAAAGATCTTGTTGACGGTTGGAAGGGTGCACAAAGAATATAGATTATAACCCGAGGCCGAGGGGGCTGGGGAAGCATGGTAGGGAGACGGAGCCGGAGTCCAGTGAACATTGACGGGTGCGTGCTGAGGCGGGGGGTAGCCAACACaggcacctcctcctccttgtgcCTGATAGTAGGAGCCGTGGTCATAAATTTGAGCTGGGAGTGGGACTGCGCTAGGTGCTGCAGCTGCTACGTGATTTGTGCGAACTTGTCTCATGAAATTGAGGTCCGTGATGCAGTCGTTGATCTTTCTATTAACCCCATCTAATTCAGCGGCCTTCCGGCTACGGGAGAATACAGTTACAGTCTGGCAGGACTGGATGAGCGTCAACGCTTCGTGGAGGGTCTCCTTGAGCCTCCTCATCACAGTCTCCGTCTCCTGGTCGTTCGCCGCCGGGTATTTGTGGTCGGGCAGTACGTTGGCCAGAGTGCGCGCGCGTTGGGCGAGCTCCCAGCACTTCTTCTTGTTCTGCCGTGCAGTCTCCGCGGCGCTTGCGATCAGTTGCACCATCGTTAGGATCATGCCCACCAGGCTTACTGGGTCGACCATCTTGAGGCGATCAATCTAGCACAATTTTAGGTTAGCAAGACCCCGAGGAAGAGGTATTGAACCACGAGAAAGGTGTAACAGCTCCCGGGTGCCCCTACGCCCTCATAAGCAGTAATTtcgtaaaaaactaaaaaaaattgaaactttcAGAGATCAACGATTTTATGTTCTCGCAAAGTTTCGGCAACAAATAACCTTCATGGAGCCCTCACAAACAAAAACAAAATCACTGCTTAAAATGTAAATAAACTTTGAACAATGATTTTGCTTTTTCAGGTGAGGGCTCCTCGAATGTTATTTTTAACTAAAACTTTTAAGATCATCAAAAGTATGATCATGTTTGATGTCCCAaagttttagattttttttgaatttaatttTCATAAAGGGTGTAGGCCATAGGGGCATCCAGGTGCTGAAAATCGGCGTCATAGAACCACCAATGGAAAGGACGATAAGGAGAAAGACATATACCTCGCTGTGCTCCACGACGGTCGGTGTGGGCGGTCGCCTACCTCGCCGCCGAGGGGTAGTAATCAGCACACTGAACACATAGAAATATATATACTCCAACTCAGTAAGACTTCAAACGAGAGATGAAAAGGGAAGAAGAGGGGCTAGATCGAGGAGGAACACTGGCCTGCTGGTGACTACTGCTTTGCTTGAATCCCCCTACAGTTCATAGGGAGTGAGTATCATTCATATATAGGGCCGGGTCCTCTGGAGTGCAAGTTGGGCATCAATGCATCATGTCACGTCAAGGGGCGTACGCGTACGCGTAATTGCCTCGTGTCTACGACACAGCAAGTCAGTCGTCTCTCTGCCTGTTTCTAAAATCAACGTTATTCTGAAAAATTCATCACTCCTTGTCTATGTAGCTATCCGTCCGTTTACTTacggcatgtacaatggttctatcttaacAGTATCACGTAGAATAAATAATGAGGTGTAGGAAAGAGAAATCATAAGAGAAGTCTTATCttatcttatttaagagaagataagagatgatctcttagcacaatttgtctcatCATGTTTTTAGGAACAACTAATTATTGAAGATAAGGTTAAGAGATGACCTATTATAAATATGCTTTTTTATCATCTCTAATTTACATGCAaaatttaagataagactatcttatcaatcattgtacatgctcttagtgGCCAGTGATCCGAAAAAAGGAAGCCAACTCTTAGAGCAGCCCATAAATCACGTGCGAGAATCCACACCTTGCCAATTCATGCGCTCCTTCCACCCCAATCCAGACAGACACTTATCCTACTGGGAACGAGGTTTTTTTCTTCTTATCCTACTGGGAACAAGACTTAATTACATCAGGTCTTGCCTTGCCACAACAGTTCTCTAATGTTAGGTCTCGAGTAATTCACTAAGGCGCAATTGTAACCTTAGTTTTGAACTAAGGTTAGTtcaaaaccacgacacttattatgAATCAGAGGGAGTAATATTTTTGTATGTAACATTGGTCAAACCTAGATGTCATTGACTTTTGATAAAATTTATGCCAcctccatccggaattacttgtcgatAAATCGTggctagtctatgttactatccattgtggctagtctgagtGTTATAATGACTA
This window harbors:
- the LOC119357277 gene encoding uncharacterized protein LOC119357277 — its product is MVDPVSLVGMILTMVQLIASAAETARQNKKKCWELAQRARTLANVLPDHKYPAANDQETETVMRRLKETLHEALTLIQSCQTVTVFSRSRKAAELDGVNRKINDCITDLNFMRQVRTNHVAAAAPSAVPLPAQIYDHGSYYQAQGGGGACVGYPPPQHAPVNVHWTPAPSPYHASPAPSASGYNLYSLCTLPTVNKIFDSMCNGFR